From a single Theropithecus gelada isolate Dixy chromosome 8, Tgel_1.0, whole genome shotgun sequence genomic region:
- the SLC30A8 gene encoding zinc transporter 8 isoform X2, whose translation MYHCHSGSQPTENRANEHAYAKWKLCAASAICFIFMIAEVVGGHFAGSLAVVTDAAHLLIDLTSFLLSLFSLWLSSKPPSKRLTFGWHRAEILGALLSILCIWVVTGVLVYLACERLLYPDYQIQATVMIIVSSCAVAANIILTVVLHQRRLVHNHKEVQANASVRAAFVHALGDLFQSISVLISALIIYFKPEYKLADPICTFIFSILVLASTITILKDFSILLMEGVPKSLNYNGVKELILAVDGVVSVHSLHIWSLTMNQVILSAHVATAASRESQVVRREIARALSKSFTVYSLTIQMESPVDQDPDCLFCEDPRD comes from the exons ATGTACCACTGCCACAGTGGCTCCCAGCCCACAGAGAACAGGGCGAATGAGCACGCCTATGCCAAGTGGAAGCTCTGTGCTGCTTCAGCAATATGCTTCATTTTCATGATTGCAGAGGTCGTGG GTGGGCACTTCGCTGGGAGTCTTGCTGTCGTCACAGATGCTGCCCACCTCTTAATTGACCTGACCAGTTTCCTGCTCAGTCTCTTCTCCCTGTGGTTGTCATCGAAGCCTCCCTCTAAGCGGCTGACGTTTGGATGGCACCGAGCAG AGATCCTTGGTGCCCTGCTCTCCATCCTGTGCATCTGGGTGGTGACTGGCGTGCTGGTGTACCTGGCGTGTGAGCGCCTGCTGTATCCCGATTACCAGATCCAGGCGACTGTGATGATCATCGTTTCCAGCTGCGCAGTGGCAGCCAACATTAT ACTAACTGTGGTTTTGCACCAGAGACGCCTTGTCCACAATCACAAGGAAGTGCAAGCCAATGCCAGCGTCAGAGCTGCTTTTGTGCATGCCCTTGGAGATCTATTTCAGAGTATCAGTGTGCTAATTAGTGCACTTATTATCTACTTTAAG CCAGAGTATAAACTAGCTGACCCAATCTGCACATTCATCTTTTCCATCCTGGTTTTGGCCAGCACCATCACTATCTTAAAGGACTTCTCCATCTTACTCATGGAAG GTGTGCCAAAGAGCCTGAATTACAATGGTGTGAAAGAGCTTATTTTAGCAGTCGACGGGGTGGTGTCTGTGCACAGCCTGCACATCTGGTCTCTAACAATGAATCAAGTAATTCTCTCAGCTCATGTTGCTACAG CAGCCAGCCGGGAGAGCCAAGTGGTTCGGAGAGAAATTGCTAGAGCCCTCAGCAAAAGCTTTACGGTGTACTCACTCACCATTCAGATGGAATCTCCAGTCGACCAGGATCCAGACTGCCTTTTCTGTGAAGACCCCCGTGACTAG
- the LOC112630271 gene encoding 39S ribosomal protein L47, mitochondrial-like encodes MAAAGLAFLCRRVSAALKASRSLIIPQVPACTGLFHTTLSRRGLEEFFDDPKNWGQEKVKSGAAWTCQQLRNKSNEDLHKLSYVLLKERNMILTLEQEAKRQRLPMPSPEQLEKVVDSMDALDKVVQEREDALRLLQTGRERARPGAWRRDIFGRIIWHKFKQWVIPWHLNKRYNRKRFLVMPYVDHFLRLECEKRAHIKAWKENLERKKAKILLKKFPHFAEAQKSSLV; translated from the exons ATGGCTGCGGCAGGTTTGGCCTTTCTTTGTAGGAGAGTCTCAGCTGCCCTGAAAGCTTCCAGGTCGTTAATAATTCCTCAGGTCCCTGCCTGCACAGG ATTATTTCATACTACATTGTCAAGAAGAGGACTAGAAGAATTTTTTGATGACCCAAAAAACTGGGggcaagaaaaagtaaaatctggAGCAGCATGGACCTGTCAGCAACTAAGGAACAAAAGTAATGAAGATTTACACAAACTGTCGTATGTCTTactgaaggaaagaaacatgatTTTAACCCTAGAGCAGGAGGCCAAGCGGCAGAGATTGCCAATGCCAAGTCCAGAGCAGTTAGAGAAGGTAGTAGATTCCATGGATGCATTAGATAAAGTTGTCCAGGAAAGAGAAGATGCCCTAAGGCTTCTTCAGACTGGTCGAGAAAGAGCTAGACCTGGTGCTTGGAGAAGAGACATCTTTGGAAGAATCATCTGGCACAAGTTCAAGCAGTGGGTTATACCTTGGCACCTAAATAAAAGATACAATAGGAAACGATTCTTGGTCATGCCTTATGTGGACCATTTTCTCAGACTGGAATGCGAGAAACGAGCCCACATCAAAGCATGGAAGGAAaatttagagagaaagaaagcaaaaattcttctaaaaaagTTTCCACATTTTGCTGAAGCCCAGAAGTCAAGTCTTGTCTAA
- the SLC30A8 gene encoding zinc transporter 8 isoform X1: MEFLERTYLVNDKAAKMYAFTLESVELQQKPVNKDQCPRERPEELESGGMYHCHSGSQPTENRANEHAYAKWKLCAASAICFIFMIAEVVGGHFAGSLAVVTDAAHLLIDLTSFLLSLFSLWLSSKPPSKRLTFGWHRAEILGALLSILCIWVVTGVLVYLACERLLYPDYQIQATVMIIVSSCAVAANIILTVVLHQRRLVHNHKEVQANASVRAAFVHALGDLFQSISVLISALIIYFKPEYKLADPICTFIFSILVLASTITILKDFSILLMEGVPKSLNYNGVKELILAVDGVVSVHSLHIWSLTMNQVILSAHVATAASRESQVVRREIARALSKSFTVYSLTIQMESPVDQDPDCLFCEDPRD, from the exons TGTGGAACTCCAACAGAAACCGGTGAATAAAGATCAATGTCCCAGAGAGAGACCAGAGGAGTTGGAGTCAGGAGGCATGTACCACTGCCACAGTGGCTCCCAGCCCACAGAGAACAGGGCGAATGAGCACGCCTATGCCAAGTGGAAGCTCTGTGCTGCTTCAGCAATATGCTTCATTTTCATGATTGCAGAGGTCGTGG GTGGGCACTTCGCTGGGAGTCTTGCTGTCGTCACAGATGCTGCCCACCTCTTAATTGACCTGACCAGTTTCCTGCTCAGTCTCTTCTCCCTGTGGTTGTCATCGAAGCCTCCCTCTAAGCGGCTGACGTTTGGATGGCACCGAGCAG AGATCCTTGGTGCCCTGCTCTCCATCCTGTGCATCTGGGTGGTGACTGGCGTGCTGGTGTACCTGGCGTGTGAGCGCCTGCTGTATCCCGATTACCAGATCCAGGCGACTGTGATGATCATCGTTTCCAGCTGCGCAGTGGCAGCCAACATTAT ACTAACTGTGGTTTTGCACCAGAGACGCCTTGTCCACAATCACAAGGAAGTGCAAGCCAATGCCAGCGTCAGAGCTGCTTTTGTGCATGCCCTTGGAGATCTATTTCAGAGTATCAGTGTGCTAATTAGTGCACTTATTATCTACTTTAAG CCAGAGTATAAACTAGCTGACCCAATCTGCACATTCATCTTTTCCATCCTGGTTTTGGCCAGCACCATCACTATCTTAAAGGACTTCTCCATCTTACTCATGGAAG GTGTGCCAAAGAGCCTGAATTACAATGGTGTGAAAGAGCTTATTTTAGCAGTCGACGGGGTGGTGTCTGTGCACAGCCTGCACATCTGGTCTCTAACAATGAATCAAGTAATTCTCTCAGCTCATGTTGCTACAG CAGCCAGCCGGGAGAGCCAAGTGGTTCGGAGAGAAATTGCTAGAGCCCTCAGCAAAAGCTTTACGGTGTACTCACTCACCATTCAGATGGAATCTCCAGTCGACCAGGATCCAGACTGCCTTTTCTGTGAAGACCCCCGTGACTAG